One part of the Cellvibrionales bacterium genome encodes these proteins:
- a CDS encoding ribonucleotide-diphosphate reductase subunit beta — MLSWDDYSEETLSPVATTAAVSNKAMEEATPAPVVQAAAAAIAQPAAPAQAPVRMENAPANLAAAIARTQHAVDTMDSATGLEELEMGAARITVDEKRMINCRADLNQLVPFKYDWAWQKYLDGCANHWMPQEINMAKDVQTWKTPEALSEDERRIVMRSLGYFSTADSLVANNLVLGIYRHITNPECRQYLLRQAFEEAIHTHAYQYCIESLGMDEGEVFNMYRELPSIAKKATWSLRYTQGLADRDFHTGTPELDQKLLRNLIGFYVVTEGIFFYCGFTQILSMGRRNKMTGVAEQFQYILRDESMHLNFGVDVINQIKLENPHLWTAEFQQEVIQMILEGTQLEVEYARDSMPRGVLGMNAAMMEEYLHFIANRRLAQLGLPEAFPGVKNPFPWMSEIMDLRKEKNFFETRVIEYQTGGALSWE; from the coding sequence ATGTTAAGTTGGGATGATTACAGCGAAGAGACTCTCAGCCCAGTTGCCACCACGGCAGCTGTCAGCAACAAGGCTATGGAAGAAGCCACACCTGCCCCCGTGGTACAAGCCGCTGCTGCAGCGATTGCGCAACCCGCCGCGCCAGCACAAGCACCTGTGCGCATGGAAAACGCTCCCGCCAATCTCGCAGCAGCCATTGCGCGAACGCAACACGCTGTCGACACCATGGATTCCGCCACCGGTTTAGAAGAACTGGAAATGGGAGCCGCGCGCATCACCGTTGATGAAAAACGCATGATCAACTGCCGCGCGGATCTCAATCAGCTCGTGCCTTTCAAATACGATTGGGCGTGGCAAAAATACCTCGATGGCTGTGCAAACCATTGGATGCCGCAAGAAATCAACATGGCGAAAGATGTGCAAACATGGAAAACGCCAGAGGCACTTTCAGAAGATGAGCGCCGCATTGTGATGCGCAGCCTCGGTTATTTTTCAACGGCGGATTCGCTGGTGGCGAATAACTTGGTGCTGGGTATTTATCGCCATATCACCAACCCAGAGTGTCGCCAGTATTTGCTGCGCCAAGCCTTTGAAGAAGCCATTCACACGCACGCCTATCAATACTGCATTGAATCACTGGGCATGGATGAAGGCGAAGTGTTCAATATGTACCGCGAGCTGCCCTCCATCGCCAAAAAAGCCACTTGGAGCTTGCGCTATACACAAGGTTTGGCGGATCGCGATTTCCACACTGGCACACCAGAATTGGATCAAAAACTGCTGCGCAATTTGATCGGCTTTTATGTCGTCACCGAAGGCATTTTCTTCTACTGCGGCTTCACACAAATTTTGTCGATGGGTCGCCGCAACAAAATGACTGGCGTGGCCGAACAGTTCCAATACATTTTGCGCGATGAATCCATGCACCTGAATTTTGGCGTGGATGTCATCAACCAAATCAAACTGGAAAACCCACACTTGTGGACTGCAGAGTTCCAACAAGAAGTCATTCAAATGATTTTGGAAGGCACGCAGTTGGAAGTGGAATACGCACGCGACTCCATGCCACGCGGCGTACTCGGCATGAACGCCGCTATGATGGAAGAGTATTTGCACTTCATCGCCAACCGCCGTTTAGCGCAGCTCGGCCTGCCAGAAGCCTTCCCCGGTGTAAAAAACCCGTTTCCGTGGATGAGCGAAATCATGGATCTGCGCAAAGAGAAAAACTTCTTTGAAACGCGCGTGATTGAATACCAGACTGGCGGCGCATTGAGTTGGGAATAA